From one Lycium barbarum isolate Lr01 chromosome 6, ASM1917538v2, whole genome shotgun sequence genomic stretch:
- the LOC132598803 gene encoding 7-deoxyloganetin glucosyltransferase-like: MASFANSQRPHVVCVPYPAQGHISPMLKLAKLLHNNGIYVTFVNTEFNHNRLLRSNGPHSLDGLPDFRFETIPDGLPPGPDHDATQDIPSLCASTSKNCSKPFRDLINKINVAAINVPVTCIMSDGIMTFTLEVAEELGIPEVLFWTCSACGFMCYLQYHQLVERGYTPLKDESHITNGYLETTVDWVPGMKDMRLKDFPSFIRTTDYDDIMLNFFINETERISKASAIILNTFDAFEHNVLNALFTTHPQIYTIGPLQLMLDNTIDDEKVKSIGSNLWKEDLSCIEWLDTKEPNSVVFVNFGSITVMTLDQFTEMAWGLANSKKQFLWIIRPDLISGDFVNLPEDFLSEIKDRGMIISWCPQEKVLKHRAIGGFLTHSGWNSMLESVCGGVPVICWPFFAEQQTNCRYSCTEWEMGMEINDLKRSEVEILVRELMEGKKGKKMKLKVVNWKEEAEKAVSPGGSSYINFNKLLNEVLLGPNST, from the exons atggcCAGTTTTGCAAATTCCCAAAGGCCTCATGTTGTATGCGTACCCTATCCAGCACAAGGTCACATAAGCCCAATGCTCAAACTAGCCAAACTTCTTCACAACAATGGTATTTACGTAACCTTTGTTAACACTGAGTTCAACCACAACCGCCTTCTCCGGTCCAATGGGCCCCACTCCCTCGACGGGTTGCCTGACTTCCGGTTCGAGACCATACCGGACGGCCTCCCTCCCGGTCCAGACCACGATGCCACACAAGATATTCCTTCTCTTTGTGCATCTACATCCAAGAATTGCTCGAAGCCATTTCGCGACCTCATTAACAAGATTAATGTGGCAGCCATTAATGTTCCTGTGACATGCATCATGTCCGACGGAATTATGACTTTCACGCTGGAAGTTGCTGAAGAATTGGGTATTCCGGAGGTGTTGTTTTGGACTTGTAGTGCATGTGGTTTCATGTGTTACCTGCAGTATCATCAGCTTGTTGAAAGAGGATATACTCCTCTCAAAG ATGAAAGTCATATTACAAACGGATACTTGGAAACAACAGTAGATTGGGTTCCCGGAATGAAAGATATGAGGCTAAAAGATTTTCCAAGTTTCATCAGAACAACAGATTACGATGACATTATGCTTAATTTCTTCATAAATGAAACTGAAAGAATCTCTAAAGCCTCAGCTATAATCTTGAACACATTTGATGCCTTTGAGCATAATGTCTTAAATGCCCTTTTCACCACACATCCTCAAATTTACACCATTGGTCCTTTACAACTCATGCTCGATAACACAATTGATGATGAAAAGGTCAAATCAATTGGTTCAAATTTATGGAAAGAAGATTTGAGTTGCATTGAATGGCTTGATACAAAAGAGCCAAATTCAGTTGTCTTTGTGAATTTTGGAAGTATCACTGTGATGACTTTAGACCAATTTACTGAAATGGCATGGGGACTTGCTAATAGCAAGAAACAATTTTTATGGATCATTAGGCCTGATTTAATTTCAGGGGACTTTGTAAATTTGCCAGAAGATTTTTTAAGTGAAATTAAAGACAGAGGCATGATAATTAGTTGGTGTCCACAAGAGAAAGTATTGAAACATCGCGCGATTGGAGGGTTCTTGACTCACAGTGGATGGAATTCGATGTTAGAGAGTGTTTGTGGAGGCGTGCCAGTGATTTGTTGGCCATTTTTCGCGGAGCAACAAACGAATTGCAGGTACAGTTGCACTGAGTGGGAAATGGGGATGGAAATAAATGATTTGAAGAGAAGTGAAGTTGAGATTCTTGTGAGGGAATTGATGgagggtaaaaagggaaagaaaatgaAATTGAAAGTTGTGAATTGGAAAGAGGAAGCAGAGAAGGCTGTTAGTCCAGGAGGTTCTTCTTATATTAACTTTAACAAATTGCTTAATGAGGTGCTTTTGGGTCCAAACTCAACTTAG